The segment TGCTCTGACCCTGTGGAGAGGCATCGAGTCACGTCCTTGCAAAACTGTTTGCAAATGCTTGTTACTGGACgcaaaagggagagagagagatcgagcGCGCGCATACTGTGTCGATGTGAATCTGCCAGAAGTGACGTAATCCGTTAACTGTTTGTGTGACACGCGAAAGTCTTTGTGCACCTAGCCCCCAAATGAGCAGACCAAGCCTTCCCAGCATGCCGGGGATGTGATCGATAGATTCGTACTGCGCAAACTTTCCCCCCTCGTTCGCCTCGGCACCTGCCATCGTTTCTCCGCGTACGGGCTTGGCGCCAAACGAGTTGCTTACGTCATGTCGATGCTGACGACATCCCTTACTCCCCGCCCCACCCATCAGCCACCCATTCCCCAGACCCTAACTGCCTGCTGATGTTTTCAATACACGATCGATGAGcatgggagggaggagggggcaGTTAAAAGCTGCCAGTCATTCTTTCTGAAAATCAACGCCAATGTTTTACAATTTCTCGTGAACAAGGCTCGTTGTTGTTAATCGCATCCCTCGGCTGTGACTagaatgaagaaatgttatgaGATTGTTGTTATGGAAGTGGGTGTGTCATAAACATCGGAAGGCTGGCTACAGACGCTACACCTAGATGGCTACTGTAGACTTTGCACACTTGGTACAAAACTCTACACTTTGCAGCGCCCTAAGATATTCTACTGAccctttgaaataatttctattttgttttccttctgtttctaTGTGCGTGCACTCGTGTATTCGtatttgacttctttctgttgtATCGGTAGTTAGAGACTATGCTATCTTGAAGAATTCACTATGCTTTGTCAGTCAGTCCGTCAGTCTCCTATTGATAAACACTATCGGCGCCTTAATTGTCATGACCTGCAGTGAACcccttgtgtcacgtgacgggcTGCAGTCATGCGAATTCCTTGGCGTTGACTCGCTTTACTGTTGTGTATTGATAACTCACTTCAGTGTACTTGGAAGAAAGGCGCAAGTATACGTCATATGtacataaattgttttcatatgtatatgcatgtattatCTAGTACAAGCACTACCTTGAATTGctcttgtggataaataaagttgaattgTATTCTGATACATGAAGAAATAATCACAACCTAAGATTTTTCATATTTAGAGACAAACTACAGACGGAGAGCATGCAGTCAGAGTGTCTTTCgaattaaatataattattctgATGCTTTGATAACCGTTTCCTAACGCCTGCAAGGTGCGGTCCCGCGGGTACTTCTAGCGTAGATTGGGCCGCAGACATACGGGAAGTAAATTTATCTCGGAGGTAGATGTAaaccacactcacacaaataTCATCGCATTAAATTTTCAAATAGTAACCTTCAGAACAAACAAGCATGCTTTtatactttgttgttgttgttgttgttgttgttgttgttgtttgtttgtttgtctcttcgCAGTAAAAACTTATTCATTTATGGAAATATATGGACAGATTTTCACATAAAGCGTCTTTGTGGCATGGAGATCAGCTAGAGAAACTGGCTGCTGCCTACCTCccttttcatttaatttactcCGATTAATTGTTGTTACTTTGGGTAAAAGTGAAAGTTAACTTTATgtcctttacactttctttctttcttcttaaacTTACAAAAGAGGGAGCCCTTACAGTAGTTCtcatcattactattattatactGACAGGTTAAGTGCAAGAAGGCGCCAGAAGACAGGTAAACATCAAATGACGCCGAAAGTTGCCAGTGCACTTACCTGTGAGGCTTGCTCTTGCACTCGCTGCCTCTCCGTGGTACGAGCAAACTCGTCCGCCATGATCCTCAGTTCTCGGCCCGTTTTAGCCCACAGGGGGTTGGCGTAGCCTGCTGGTGTTCTGGACAGAACATTGGGAAGTGTTTATACGAGTTCAAAGGAAGGAAGGCAGGCGGAAGGACAGACAACCGAACATGAACACTTCCTTAATTGAGAGAAGAAGCTAATTAAAAGGctaattttatcatcatcattatcatcattactaGCTCCGctaccaccaccgccaccatccccatcatcaccaccatcatcatcatcatcatctcaccaTCAGCATATTGAGATGACGCTTTATGAACACATCATCTTTAACAGTGGACAGTGGATCGAGTGCTTTCGAGAAGAGAAATACTTAGGAGGGGACGGacaggggagaaagaaaataaagacatataGATGTGGTCAGTTTACACACGAGCATCGTGGCCTGACTTCACATGTACGCTACTTACAGAACCGTCACGTCCGCCAGCTCCTCCGTTCCTTGTGATTTCACTCTTTCGTACACGAAGTTGttgaaaagttgtctcccttcctcCACCACATCTTCGTCGACGTGTCCATCAAATGGGTCAGCGTCCACACAGGTCGTCGCCTCAGTATGCGGGATGTACAATGGTGCCAGGAGGCTGCTGTTTCGTCTTCTGGAAACAAGGGTCTGTCCACCTGTTGCCATGACGACTCCTCTAGTCATTTATAAGCGAGAACAGTATAGGTGGAAAGGTGTCTCCCCAAGTCAGAGGTATCTTTCACtgtaaacacttttttccccccGACACACACGATAGAATTCTTGAACTCGATAAAACGAGGCAGCCTTGCTTGATATACAGAAGTGATCTTTGTATGTTTATATCGAGGTATCCAGACACTAGTTATACACCGTCTCACAACTTCGCACCTGTCCTCTTTCTCAGTGCTCCTGTACTCGTGACCCTGTACACGATTTGTTGCCACAGGCTGAAGCGTCTACAACTACTGAACGTAACACCAACTGCAGTCATATATACACAGGCACAAGACTAAAAGGGATTTCCCGTTGCCTTCCGAGTGAAGGCGCGAATACTGGCAATACAGTGAATACTTCAACACGTGCCTGAACGAGTTTAAGGTGCTGAGGTAATCACCCACCATTTTAAATGGCTATTTTTAGCAAGCCTTCCGATTGGCTGTCGCTGTCGCTAAGCACTCGCACCACTCACAGCGCCTTGATTCCGTGCGGGATTGTTTGtaattattagttttttttttttttctggaagaagGGGAATGGTGGTGGGGATGAGAGGATGGTTATGTTGTTGAGATCTTTTCTTTGAAATCcgagattacttttttttctattttttttttttgctcgacATCTTTAGCACCTGACCTGCAAaaatgagtttttgttttttgtagacCGTCTATTACAACTAGTCAAATCAGTCAGAAGTCTCTAGTGAGACTAACATGACGGCCGTTTTCATCACCAGAGATCAGCCTATAACTAAAGATATAATCGTGGGAATACCCAAGTCCGAGACAACTTTCAAAGATTTCTTATCCAAAATCTTTAGATGGGGTGAGAACAATCTTACTTGTCCCGTACCCGATTAAAATCAATTATGGAGAGTCAAACTTTATTTGCCAACATTTCGCGCAGTAATTCTAAGGCCTCGTGCGTGCGctagcgcgtgtgtgtgtgtgtgtagttctCAAATAGATAGAAAGAAACAGGAGCAGAGAGAGTGAGTTTGTGCGATcgagcagggcttctgcttagcACGTACAATtgagttcggaggaccccttctcGTTAACATTCATATATTAGATAGGGGTCCTGGAGAtggccttagcagaagccctgtatttCAGGTTAAGTTAGCGAACGGATGTTTGTGGTTAATTGTTGTAATGAAAATGTATTGTAGGAAAATCAGTTTCCTGTTAGGAATcattgttttgtgttatttatccACTGCAatcttctcttcttccctttCCATCCTATGACCCTTACCCTTTTCTATTCGCTCTGTTTTATGTAACAAAGACACATAGCTCCCAGTATATCGGGTAAAGGGACAGCCGTTTACGTCTGTAGCGATTAAGATGACCAGTTaaactctttctttattctttctttcatttttattctgtaaCGGAGGCGCATTTCCGGTACAGCAGGTCGAGTGttccaaaatatttgttgtggCGGATATCTGGGGAACCGATCCCGGTACCGGGGCCGTATCGTAATAGCAAAGATAGAAAATATTATCTTCGGTCATAGTATCTTGCCTCACTGATGACTTCCTCTTCATATTTATCTCTCCTGTAAACATGAACTGCCCGATGCTGATGTCATGCTCTGGTGCTAGGCCAAACTCACTGGAGGTCGtgtttgtacacaaagtaaCATCAGCTTCATGAAAGAAAGGTACAGAAACTGTATGATCACATTTAAAAGCGAGCTATAGGCCGACTCATGAAGGCCGCCATGTCTGCAGACTTGCAAACAAGCTGACTCTAATCAGTGATGAATGCGGACCtacagaacaaacaaatgtcGAGTAGTTCTAGAGCAGTGTCACAAGTTTTGCCGACAAGAAAAGTGTTGAGCAATGATAACATCTTTGGCGACTAGTCATCGTAACCGTGTTTAAAAGCTGTCAAGTTTTGAGAAGTAGGGAAAGTGAGCAGTCTATAGAAAGGCATAGCCTACGAGAAATGTAAGCAAACTTGTCTTGGTTGTGTCCTATCTTTGAAAATTCTGGATGAGTACAAATAAATCACAGGCTTATCTACGATGACACGCACAGATTCTACTGCCAGTACAATGCATCTCAAGTTCATTCAGTTGTGCGATGgcatttttctatttcatttaattgttatttttaactcACAGATCCTTCCTATTTGTAACATTATTCTGTCTGATCACTATTCTCCAATTCGTTCAACTTTTCATCACTATACGATATCCAGATCAAGGTGTCAACCTTTTACACACCTCAACACCACATCCACTTAGGACGTTGCCAGCTCTTCGCGCGTGACAGTTAGATAGGTCACTCAACAAAGCAACTTGGCATTACCTGAATTACCTCGGCAATATTGTAGAAGTAATTTGAAGCATACGACAGTTCTACTGGGACATGATACGCTAGTATCTATCACTTGAGACCAGCTGGCGATTAGTGGTATTAAATAACATCTTAAACTAGAGCAAGAAAGAAGTCAATATAGGTATTGCATAGGTCCTGCTAGGTATtgaatgattttaaattttaatactATGAAACTTCATTCGACTAGAAATTTGATCGCCTGCTGAGCGACCGATCTGCTGCATGCGTGAGAAGTGTTCATTCAAGCGCTAGCGTGTGTAACAGAGTATGCGATAGATGTGTGGCTGAGGATGTAATGAGTGTGTGAAAAGGAGTCAAAGGATCGAGGCCATttcctgtgtgtgtttacttgaGTACGCATACAgggcatgtgtgtgagtgcgcgtgcgcgtgcgtgcgttttgaggggtgggggggggagcgTGGTGCAGGTGAGGTCAGTACGAATGTATAGATGTCTGTAAGTGCATTCGTTATCACGAACCAGTAACCCCTCCTCTGCTGGAAtggatttctttcttctttgtcttgtaTCGGGTATATTGCTTGCGACATACTTTGCTGATATCACTGGTAAATGTAAgtttatttctgctttgttgACTCACCTTAGGCTGTTTTCcgtttgtctgtttttctgtcgTGAGTCACTTCCGCTTTCAACGGCAGCTGGGTGACCGCGGCTCTTCACCTTCACAGCGTCCACAGCATTGACGCTATCGCAAGCAACTAAGCTACTTGTAGGGTTGTGAGCTTTCCTCTTCTCTCCCATCCCaacctctttgtgtgtgtgtgcgcatttgtgtatttttgtgagagtgtgcatgagagagagaaataaagaatgacAACAGTAACTATCACTATTgcactgacaaaaataaaatgagttaGTTAACCGAGCTAAGCTAAGCTAAGCATCGTATTACTTGGCAGTGAGGAGCCTAAGCCCCTTCGTTGTATCGCTTGAACGGTTACACGGTGAAGTGACAAAAGTCTTCAAGAGACGAAGTGAGAACATTCGGCCTCTAATCACTACTCATTCGtggtcttttttttcataaatccCTTATCATTGACCTATCACAAAAGAACTTACAGCCCTGAAGATTTTATCAGGATTTTGATGCAGTGCATAAATGTCCATCAAAGGAAGTTAATTACAGAaagacttcatttttttaaacaatagaACCATGTctgttaatatttgaataatgCTCACAACATATTTGAAAAACTTGAAGTTTAGAATGATGAGGCGTAATTTGAcatttttgggggtggggggctgggggttgggggtggggcaATGTCACTCCGCTATATTGTGTCCCAGGGGACGCTATCCTTGAGAGCGATCACCTGTCCTTTCTGGACCAGGCTAACGACCCATGCTTACATCATGATTTGGGTTTTGGGTTATCCATCAGACCACGGAGATGtatatacaagttcgtgatcagaCGGTCTAAAACAAAGGATCAAGTAATGAAATTATCATATGTAAACAATGCGATTAGATAACTGTTTGATGCAAATACTACCGTGAAAATAAGACCGGGTTTTTATCAATTTTTGCTCCAAAGAGCTTATTAGGGCTTATTTTCAGcggatttctcttttttatgcaCACAAATCTGCATTTATTCTACAGCTGTCATGTTATATTCTTCTGAAATAATCATAACTCTCCAAACTTTGAATTCCGGCCTGAATTCTTTCGCttccatttatatatatatagaacgcATACCTTTCATCCAAGGCGCCTGCTCGGGCATTTACGAATAACTATAAgtttatattatcattattttaagcATTAATGCAATAATGTTAGttatctatatataattatcattACTTTAATACGTCCGTTGTGTATTTCAACGGATAAACGAAATCCTGATGTCTGGCTGACGATCTTATTTGGGATAGGGCTAATATAACAAGCTTCCTGaaaaattattcttattttcGGGTTAGGTCTTATTTTTAGGGAAACACACTCTGTACATAGCCGTTCACTAAAAATAGTTATATATCTGAGCAGGCGTGATAAAAAGGTTGTACCATTGTTATTGTCTATGCAAGTTTAGTCCgaagagaacagaaaaataatgacGCTAGAGATATCGCAACCCtgttgtacaaataaaaattacgaAGGTGAGCCTCTGATTAAAGGATGGTTCAGATGACAAAATCAAAGTAAATATGGGCTGACTGAATGTTATCAACAGTCGGAGACACAACATTACGTGGACAGATTTGGCGGAGTGCCGAGGAAGTCAATGATAAAGTTTGACACCTGTTTATCTGAGAAATCATGAAATCAGTCTCACTGTGACCGGGAATGGGACTTTATTTAGACTTTAGTCATACAGTACACATGGAGAATACAGCGACTATATATAGACCAGACAGTCAGTTGCTCGACTTTGTTTaggaaacaattattttacactTTCATTCTTACAGAGAAAACGTCGTTAACTGGTTTCCCACACCCCTGGCAATGTTTTAATATGCCTTCTATTTAAATTTGCAGACATCTCAAGTTCAGATACTATATCATCAGTGTCGAACGCTCAAACATGCATTCCAACTCAGTTACTGACAGAACTACTCTACTTCCCCGTATGACGGCATGGTTAAAAGGGAGGCTAACCCCTCCATTCGCGCAGTCTCACcccagttgtctcccttagtCTAGATGCACTGCCTCGATGTTCATTATCAGCATTTCAACATGGcgtttttcaaaattaaatattataaagttTCGCTCTTGTAATGATCAAGTAAAGCCATTTGGTTTAGTACATTACttacttttacattattgttgCTTGCATTTTGTTTGCCGTTAAAGGCTGTAGGCCATACGTGGAGTGAAAGActacttttttcagtttgttagttttgtttgtttgttggttggttggttggttggttttactttttgggttttttttcttttgaagggCGGTGGCTTTCCTCTATGGACTCCATTACCGTCAGATGGATTGTCTGAGACCGCGTTCGGACACCAAGGCTTTAATCTCTCGGCTCTCCATTTTATCCACAGCTCGCCTCCGCACAGGCCAATgtacttcatcatcatcgtcgtcgtcgtcgtcgtcatcatcatcatcatcatcatcatcatcaatattttgCAAACTTATTCCAGCTTAAAAATCAGGTGATCCATGCAACAAAACTGAGCAGCTAAAGTTCCTTTTACAGCTGAGTGCAACCGAGTCTTGGACTGAAGTAAATCAAGGAAAATGGaataacatcaacaataaaGCAGAAGTGCAAAAAACTCTAGTTACTCCATTGACAAATATATCTTGTACAAATAAACCTATAAAGTACAGAGTCCTAAACTCTTAGGTGTACTGTTTACATTAATCTGTCATGGTCCCAGCATAAACTCAGTCAAGAAATTCAGTTGGTAATTTACTATCTCACCTAATTCACTAATACAATTTTTATGAGGCCGTTTGTAGGTGTTCAGCGGACATCAATAAAAGCAGACTTATGTTAAAAACCAAAATGCCCAACGAATCATTCCACTAACAGACTAAAATAGAACAAAAGCACCTTTGTTCATAAAATACTAACAGTCAAGTTGTCTTCtaaaccctttttttttgcGGGGGGGGGAGTATTTCCAAGAAAAATACACGAACGTATCTCAGAGTTAATTTGTCCATTCGAAGAATTGACCTATTAAAGTCAAGCTGGAAATACTCAGGAAGCTTCCAGTGTAATAGCCTCCTTCCTCATCTCCAGGAAATGAACTCTCTAAACTGCTTCAGACAAGAAGTACTGAAATAATTGCagcagaaatttttctttattagccGAGGCCTCTTATCTACCATCAGTGAACCAAGCACCAGTACTCGCATTGAACCACATCCATAAAGCCTTAGATGCTTTCTGAATACAGAAATTTCCATATGAACCGGAAGTTACTTTATTACTACTCTTGCGCTTAGTTGCCCGTCATCTTTTTATGTCCTACCTTGTCATTGTAACAGTCTAACAATTTAACAATTAAGCATACTGTATGTACCTCATACTAGGTCCGATTCATGTGTAGATTATTTTTCAACATCGTAATCAAAGTTTAGGGATTGTTCTATGGcgcgtgctggtgaaagccctcgggaagtCAGCTCGCCGACCATCTTCTTACGACATGGAGGATATCGGTCCACAGCGAGGTggagggttgggagacccagacagacatggaggagatcggtccacagagaggcggagacagctggcatgacatggacccaactgggaAGGGACGCCCataaccgggtccgatggcggggtgtagtttcggccctatgctccactgaaGGTAATTAGGAACGAGAAGGCCACTGTAGACAGCCCCACACAGGCCACATAGACAGACCTGCGTATATAGGCCCCTTGGGTCAGCAATCTTCTGCGAAAGTAAGCAGCTTTGCCACTGATGTTTTCCAGACGCTCAAATTTAAAATCTCTAACTTTCTTCATCAAGTTTGATAACACAATTTTTCCTTCAAGTATGTCGCACGTGCGATCCATGCGAAAGATAGGactgctgattatttttcttactcAAGAGCCGGATAACAAGCTTCGACAAAACTTCATTTCAGCAGGTCCGAGATTTTATCAAGATCCCATAGAGCGTGTTAAAGAGCCTCTAACTCCAAACTACAGCGAATCCCTCAACGATGCAGTCAGCTCATGGCGCtatgatgacatcaaaaaaaTACTCAAAGAACACATGACCACACCCAGCCAGGAGGAatcaagcaattttttttcaaaaggttaGACACGTGAGCAAAAGGTCTTTGAGCAAAAAACTGCCTCGTGCCTTTGGGGCAACAGACAATGAGGTCTTATGAACCGGAAGTGAGAACACCATTCGCACATTTAGCCCTCGCATACAAACCAGAGTTTTACAGAATCCTTCAATACTTGCCCATCACTATTCTTATTCAAGAAAACACAGGCACCGCCACTTACAACACTTTGATCTTAAGATTAATGATCGAATCGGTAGAACATGTAGGCTACAGCACTTTGGTGATATCGCGACTGCGCACTGTGGTCCTCCTGTGATGTGAGACCTGTACTACTCTCTCATACAGGTGGTCTGGACAAGTCTCATCGCTGACCCAGTTGCCCAGAGCAAAGTGTGCAGGGGGAAGGAGCGGACAAGGAGGGGAGGGAGTCAAACAACGACCTTAGGGGAAATGACACGTGACAATGCGTAATAGATGGaaaagtgtcgtctgctgagagTGAGAGAACAACCGAGGTCTGCAATATATAGCAGTATGAGAGTGTCGTCTGCGATGGCAACATAAGTGTTCTTTCAGGGAATTAgtgtttatccttttttttaaaaaaattatctgtacCTGTGAAGTTTATTAAAGAAGAGGACTTTTGAAGAggacagctaaaaaaaaattgctgcttGATATTTGCTTAGCAGGATGAGTGCAAAATTATAGTCCAATATGAAGGAAACTATAGAAGAGTGGCCAACAAGGTGCACTGGTGGGAGCAGCCTGTCATCTGCCTGCTGTACTCATTGTGACACTGAGCAAAGAACCAGTTCTGTTCTCTAGGCCATCATTGTCCTGAGGTTGTCTTTAAGCCGATGTTGTAGGCCGTGATAGACACAGACAGTCCGTCTTTAGCATCAGTTAGTCAGTTATTTTACCTTTCCATACTCACAAAGATCTCAAAAACACAACCAAATATTTCCCGTGTTTATTACTACGAACTGTTTATAACTCGTACTTCTAAATCAACAGGTCCGGTAGCAGTTCGCTGGTAACTATGGATGTCCATAATTTGAACCTTCGTTGACAAAAGGACCGCCTGTGTATAACACATACTTTGCTGGGAAAATAATGCTTTCACCAGACAGAACACTAGAAGTAGAACTCGCTGATCATTTTGTCCCATTACGAATTCATCCCATGAGCTGGTGCAAGCTGAGCCAATAAGCATCGGTATATTAAAAGACGAAAAAGGAAGAGATAACTTTGCCAGacgtttcttatttatttccaaACTGATTTGTGTGGCGTCAACACGAAGCCTTGTTGTTGCCCATGTTGTTAGTGTAAATCTCCGCGCCGCCTGAGCCGGCGGTAAGCCGTACTAGTGTGAGATAGAACACCGCGGGACGCCTCGCCTTGCCGCGCGGCGCGGTACCGACGCTGACGCGGAACACCGTCTACGGTACCATGCACGAGCCGCCAGTCGTTTCCTCTCCTCACTTATCTTACTGGATAGAAACACATTTGTAACAGTTCCATTTGAATTTACATCAGGCGGCGGAGCCCAACAGAGGTTCTGTGCCTGACTAaactagttttttaaaataataagtcaAAGAACCCATGTG is part of the Pomacea canaliculata isolate SZHN2017 linkage group LG13, ASM307304v1, whole genome shotgun sequence genome and harbors:
- the LOC112554373 gene encoding apoptosis regulator BAX-like isoform X2; this translates as MTRGVVMATGGQTLVSRRRNSSLLAPLYIPHTEATTCVDADPFDGHVDEDVVEEGRQLFNNFVYERVKSQGTEELADVTVLTPAGYANPLWAKTGRELRIMADEFARTTERQRVQEQASQVNTNITYEEFKDLLSELFAAGGITKERIVVLFFFCSDVAIRSLQRGMDLFTRVISWSLSFITEFVCSWVRSHGGWNQVMKSPFKTLPRVLLLASAIVIGVGVIRYVSR